The sequence ATTAAGGTTAAGAATTTCTTCTTGACTCATAAAGCTCATTTCGAGGTCTAATTGGGTGAATTCAGGTTGCCTGTCTGAACGGAGGTCCTCATCACGAAAACAACGCGCTACTTGGTAATACCTTTCTATCCCTCCAACCATTAACAATTGCTTGAATAGTTGCGGTGATTGAGGGAGAGCAAACCACTCTCCACCACAGACTCTTGAGGGAACAAGATAATCACGGGCGCCTTCAGGTGTAGAGCGTGTAAGAACAGGAGTTTCTATTTCGATAAAGCCTTCGTTTTCTAGAAAGTGGCGCGCGGTTTTGATCGTGAGGTGGCGTAAGCGGAGGTTTTGATTCATGCGTTCACGACGAAGATCTAAATAGCGATGGCGAAGTCTCAGTTCTTCTCTGACAGGTTCTTCATCGTGAATAGAGACAGTGAATGGCAAGTTGCCTTTGACCTGATTCAAGACATTGAGTTCATTTGCTAGAACTTCAATTTTGCCGGTATTCAGTTTTTCATTAATTGCTTCTTTAGGTCGTGATCTGACTTTTCCTTTTATTTGGAGCACCGTTTCGTTTCTAAGGTTTTCAGCTACAGCAAATAACTTGTCACCTTGGTCAGGATCTACTGTGATCTGCACTGTCCCACTCCAGTCTCTGAGATCAATGAAAATCACTCCGCCATGATCTCGACAGCGATCTACCCATCCGCATAGTTGAACATTCGAGTTAATGTGCTTGGTGCGCAGTTCACCACAACCATTGCTGCGCATGGGGAAAGACTTCTGTAGGCAAAATGAGTTTCCCATAGGGTGGGGGTAGGGGATATTTTTAAGAGATTTACTAATGCTTTTATCCACACCGATAAAAGGGTTTTTTTACAATTTTTGCTGGATATTGCTGTTTACGAACTTCTATTAATAGTTTGCTACCTATTTTGGAATGTTCTATTGGTACATAGGCTAGAGCAATAGCCTTATTTAATGTTGGAGACCATGTTCCGCTAGTGATTTTTCCTATAGAAATCCCGTCATCAAAAACTTGATAACCTTTCCGAGCAATTGCTCTACCTTCTAATTCTAAGGCAACTAGTCGTTGTCGCACCCCGTCTTTTGCTTGTTGTTCAAGAACATCTCTTCCGATAAATTTTGTAGGCATTTCAAGATGCACTATCCAACCTAATCCAGCTTCAAAAGGTGTTGTTTTGGTATCCATATCATTTCCATAAAGATGCATTCCTGCTTCGAGACGTAATGTGTCACGTGCCCCTAATCCGCATGGTTGAATGCCCTTATTAATTAGGTCTTTCCAGAATATTTGACCTGCATCAGCAGACATAAGAAGCTCAAAGCCGTCTTCTCCCGTATAACCTGTACGAGCAAGAAAAATCGAACAATACTTAGATTTACTAATTCCTTCAAATTGAATTTTTGTGTGACCAAAGCGAGGGAGATTACTTAGAGATTGATTTAAATATTCTTCAAGAATCTTTTGTGATTTTGGCCCTTGTAATGCTATTAGGACTCCATCTTTCTTTTCATCAGATATTTGAATATTGGCTGGTTGTAGATATTTCTCCAGCCAAGCTATATCAGCATCACTGGAGGCTGCATTAATGACTATTAACAGTGATCCTTGATTATTATTGTTACCTAGGTCATAAATAATCAAGTCATCAATAATGCCTCCCTTTTCGTTTAGTAGCACTGTGTAACATGCTTCTCCTGGGCCAATTCGATTTAAGTCTGATGGTACAAGTGATTGGAGAGCGTCTTTAGGGTTTTGCCCTTCTAGGCGCAGAATCCCCATATGTGAAATGTCGAATAAACCAGCTTCATTCCTTACTGCTTCATGTTCTTTAATTAGTCCAGAAAATTGAATGGGCATTTCCCACCCTGCAAAGGGCATGATTCGACATCCCTCCTTTAGGGATTGTTCGTAGAGAGGAGTACGTTTTAATTCCATCGTTTATGTGATTGATTGGTCGATGCTTGTTGGTGGTTCGCAGAAGCGGAAGGAAAGTGAGAGATTTTTAGTTGAAATGGCTGAATTCAAGAACCGTAACTAAGGTGGGTTACTTCGCGGATTATGTATGTCCACGAAAGAATGCTGTAGAACCTGTCACCACTGTCTTTCCTTCCCAGGATCTACTGGAAGTTGGTGTCGACTGAGGAAAATTAAAGTTCATCCTGACATTGCTCCTTTTGCTGTTTGTCATCACTGGACAAAGAGAGCACCTTCATTGCCAAAATTTGATGAAAAATTTAGTGAGGTTTGTACTGATAGGCAACTTGAGTTTGGGCGTGCATTGGTTTCTATTGATAATTAAAAGAGTTTTCATTTTTAAGCTCGTTTAGGTGCAAGTACTCAGAAGCATTACTAAGCTTCTGGTTGCTTTTGCTGCAAGGATGCTACTGATTCCAGAATGATCCAGTTGAGGAGATAATTCCACTATGTCAGCGGCTACGAGATTATGTTTTTTTAGAACGTCGATTATTGCAGCAAAATCTTGCCAAAAAAAACCTCCAGGCTCGGGAGTGCCAGTTCCAGGCATGATGCTGGGGTCGAACCAATCTAAATCAACAGTTAGATAAATTGCTTTGCCTAGGTGCGGCATTAATGCTTTTTCTAGATAAGTTGCTGGTTGACCATGTATATGTGGTATGAGTTGGTTTTGGTCTTTCAGCTCTTGAAATTCCTCGCGGGTACCACTTCGAATTGCTAATTGGAATATTTGTTTACTGGGAAGAACTTCGAGACAGCGACGCATTGAACAAGCATGACTATGGGTGCTACCTAACCATTCTTTTCGTAGGTCAGCATGTGCATCAAGTTGCAATAGGATTAGGTCAGGGTTTTCCTGAGCAGTTGCATTGACAGCTCCAACACTTATGGAATGTTCACCTCCGAGTATTAATGGTCGTATTCCTAGAGCTAATAGATATTGAGTCGCTTTATTGACTTCATTGACAACTGCTTCAGGG comes from Prochlorococcus sp. MIT 1307 and encodes:
- the gcvT gene encoding glycine cleavage system aminomethyltransferase GcvT, which produces MELKRTPLYEQSLKEGCRIMPFAGWEMPIQFSGLIKEHEAVRNEAGLFDISHMGILRLEGQNPKDALQSLVPSDLNRIGPGEACYTVLLNEKGGIIDDLIIYDLGNNNNQGSLLIVINAASSDADIAWLEKYLQPANIQISDEKKDGVLIALQGPKSQKILEEYLNQSLSNLPRFGHTKIQFEGISKSKYCSIFLARTGYTGEDGFELLMSADAGQIFWKDLINKGIQPCGLGARDTLRLEAGMHLYGNDMDTKTTPFEAGLGWIVHLEMPTKFIGRDVLEQQAKDGVRQRLVALELEGRAIARKGYQVFDDGISIGKITSGTWSPTLNKAIALAYVPIEHSKIGSKLLIEVRKQQYPAKIVKKPFYRCG
- a CDS encoding metal-binding protein codes for the protein MSTKECCRTCHHCLSFPGSTGSWCRLRKIKVHPDIAPFAVCHHWTKRAPSLPKFDEKFSEVCTDRQLEFGRALVSIDN
- the speB gene encoding agmatinase, translated to MTYQEVHCNASFNTEGAIFMGANRISKGCKVGIFGVPYDGTTSFRPGARFGPSSIREVSSSLETYCPQLDLDLESLAFADFGSLKIPYGAPEAVVNEVNKATQYLLALGIRPLILGGEHSISVGAVNATAQENPDLILLQLDAHADLRKEWLGSTHSHACSMRRCLEVLPSKQIFQLAIRSGTREEFQELKDQNQLIPHIHGQPATYLEKALMPHLGKAIYLTVDLDWFDPSIMPGTGTPEPGGFFWQDFAAIIDVLKKHNLVAADIVELSPQLDHSGISSILAAKATRSLVMLLSTCT